GTGCCTTGACCTGATGCAAGAGAGATCCCTGAACCCGCCCATCATTGGCCTGGAGACGATGGGAAAGAAGGCAGCCTGGGGGCGTATCGATGAAATTGGCGAGGTCGTGGGATCCATCGATGGAGTGATTCCAGTGGTGGACTTCGCTCACCTACACGCATTGGGAGGAGGCAGTCTCGATTCATTAGAAGCAGTCCGGTCAAGCCTGGATGATGTCCTCTCTTATTATGATGGACATCTACACTGCCATTACAGCTCGGTCGAATTCGGTGAGCGGGGCGAGAGGAGACACCTGCCCATCGAGGAAGGGCAGCCCCGCTTCGAGACGATTGCAGAAGTCCTTGGCGATTGGGATTCCGACGTTACCATCATAAGCGAAACCCCCTCCCCTTTGTATGGGGCCGTGGTCATGCAGGAGATACTGAATTCCAAGAGTGAAAATCGCATTTAATAAGGATGTCGACAAGTATTTATTCACAAACCAAA
This genomic window from Methanomassiliicoccales archaeon contains:
- a CDS encoding TIM barrel protein, which gives rise to MVGTGSASGSEKWPKLFNTDLLEDFVFHIGPAGYPEGSKNPLDALQKVKESGLNAIELQFVRQVKMGKEKATSIGERARELDLLVSAHAPYYINFNSRKEETVEKSIDWVLRTAEIAGNAGAWIIVVHAALYHGMNPGDVTGVVMRCIERCLDLMQERSLNPPIIGLETMGKKAAWGRIDEIGEVVGSIDGVIPVVDFAHLHALGGGSLDSLEAVRSSLDDVLSYYDGHLHCHYSSVEFGERGERRHLPIEEGQPRFETIAEVLGDWDSDVTIISETPSPLYGAVVMQEILNSKSENRI